A genomic segment from Nicotiana tabacum cultivar K326 chromosome 7, ASM71507v2, whole genome shotgun sequence encodes:
- the LOC107787762 gene encoding uncharacterized protein LOC107787762, producing MAENTQNDKAMMGESGASNSNATSQAQTTESNITKKRRKRSVVWDHFTEIITSEGSTKAKCDYCLIEYLFKTNDGGRLLDSFRSSLTPKLVQALVCLQDWLRNEKLKQHISVEEDLDKIEQLEQDLASNGKDPSVIDV from the exons ATGGCTGAAAATACACAAAATGATAAGGCGATGATGGGTGAAAGTGGAGCTTCTAATTCAAATGCAACAAGTCAAGCTCAAACAACGGagtcaaatataaccaaaaaaaggagaaaaaggtctGTTGTGTGGGATCATTTTACAGAAATTATTACTTCTGAAGGGAGTACAAAAGCAAAATGTGACTATtgcttaattgagtatttatttaagACCAATGACG GAGGACGtcttcttgattcatttaggagttcattaacTCCTAAATTGGTGCAAGCTCTAGTGTGTCTTCAAGATTGGCTTcgaaatgaaaaattaaaacaacACATTAGTGTTGAGGAAGATCTTGATAAAATCGAGCAGCTTGAACAAG aTTTAGCAAGCAATGGAAAAGACCCTTCCGTAATTGACGTGTAG